The region CTGGTCTGTCGAATTCTCGGGAACCATTCGGACGCTCTCTCCGACTACCTCACAGGACCGGAGCTGACGCGACGAGCCACGGGCGACCATGCCAGCAGGGGAAACACCTTAGCGGTGCTTCTCGCTAATCCCGATCGGATCACTATGTCTCTTACCGAGTTGTCCGGCGCGGCGACGCCGGAGCCTTCCACGACTACCGTGGCCCCGGCCAGACCGGTCCGGCGCGCGTCGCCGTTCGGCGCGCTGCTGCTGCGGCTGCACTTCTATGCCGGCGTCCTCGTCGCGCCGTTCCTGGTGACCGCCGCGCTGACCGGTCTGGCCTTCACCATCACCCCGCAGCTCGACCAGGTCCTCTACGGCGACCAGTTGACAGTCGCGCAGCCAGGTGACCGTCCCGTCTCCCTGGCCGAGCAGGTCGGAGCCGCCCGCAACGCGCACCCGGACGGCAGCATCGCCACCGTGCAGCCCGGCGACGGCGACCAGACCACCCGGGTGACGTTCTCCCTGCCCGAACTGGGCGAGAAGCAGCACACCGTCTACGTCGACCCGTACACCGCGCAGGTCAAGGGGCAGCTCACCACCTGGTTCGGCTCCACCCCGGCCACCACCTGGCTGGACGACCTGCACCGCAACCTGCACCTGGGCGTGGTGGGCCGGCACTACTCCGAGCTGGCGGCGAGCTGGCTCTGGGTGCTCGCCCTCGGCGGGGTCATCCTGTGGTGGCGTCGCCGCAGCGCCGCCCGCGCCACCGCCCGGCACCTGCTCGTACCGGACCTGTCCGCCGGCAAGGGTGTCCGCCGGACCCGGGGATGGCACGCCACCACCGGCATCTGGCTCACCATCGGCCTGCTCTTCCTCTCCGCCACCGGCCTGACCTGGTCCCGCTACGCCGGGGCGAACTTCGGCGCCGGCCTCGACGCACTACAGGCCCGCGCACCGGAGATCTCCACCAGTCTCACCGAGGTCCCGACGGAGCCGGCGGAGAGCGGCGGCGGCCACCAGCACGGTGCCTCCGGAGCCGGAGGCGTGGTCGAGTCGGCAGCCTTCGACCGCGTCGCGGCGGCCGCCCGCGGGGCCGGCCTCTCCGGCCCGGTGGAGATCGCCCCGGCCGCCGAGCCCGGCTCGGCCTGGACCGTCACCCAGGTCGACAACACCTGGCCGGTCGCCAAGGACCGCGTCGCGGTCGACCCGTCCGGCGGTCAGGTCACCGCCCGCAGCGACTTCGCCGACTGGCCCCTGCTGGCCCAGCTCAGCGGCCTGGGCATCCAAGCCCACATGGGGATCCTCTTCGGACCGATCAACCAGATCC is a window of Micromonospora sp. WMMD961 DNA encoding:
- a CDS encoding PepSY-associated TM helix domain-containing protein gives rise to the protein MSLTELSGAATPEPSTTTVAPARPVRRASPFGALLLRLHFYAGVLVAPFLVTAALTGLAFTITPQLDQVLYGDQLTVAQPGDRPVSLAEQVGAARNAHPDGSIATVQPGDGDQTTRVTFSLPELGEKQHTVYVDPYTAQVKGQLTTWFGSTPATTWLDDLHRNLHLGVVGRHYSELAASWLWVLALGGVILWWRRRSAARATARHLLVPDLSAGKGVRRTRGWHATTGIWLTIGLLFLSATGLTWSRYAGANFGAGLDALQARAPEISTSLTEVPTEPAESGGGHQHGASGAGGVVESAAFDRVAAAARGAGLSGPVEIAPAAEPGSAWTVTQVDNTWPVAKDRVAVDPSGGQVTARSDFADWPLLAQLSGLGIQAHMGILFGPINQILLAALALGLLCVIVWGYRMWWQRRPTRTDRRALTGTPPARGGVRGLPLWALLIGVPVVAAVGWALPLFGLTLLAFLVIDVVVGAVSRRRRPAEAPTSPAPAGS